A stretch of the Teredinibacter haidensis genome encodes the following:
- the fadA gene encoding acetyl-CoA C-acyltransferase FadA, translating into MSLNPRDVVVVDYARTPMGRSKNGCFRHVRAENLSSALIRGLLARNASIDAEDIDDLIWGCVMQRGEQGFNIGRNVVLSSGLPHSVPGQTVNRLCGSSMSALHTAAANIMAGLGDFYLVGGVEHMGHIDMTEGVDQNPALGLSIAKAAGAMGITAEYLALLHGITREQMDEFGARSHQRADAARSGGQFAREIIPIVGHDEDGAPMLVEHDETIRPETTAEILSTLKPVFNPKGGTVTAGTSSQVTDGASAMLVMSAEKAQAMGLAPIARIRAMALAGVDPSIMGYGPVPSTQKALTLAGLEMGDIERVELNEAFAAQALPVLKDLNLLDAMDEKVNLYGGAIALGHPFGCSGTRISGTLLSVMQDTDATLGASTMCIGLGQGITTIFERV; encoded by the coding sequence ATGAGTTTAAATCCAAGAGATGTTGTTGTTGTCGATTATGCTCGCACCCCAATGGGTCGTTCAAAAAATGGCTGCTTTCGCCACGTTCGAGCTGAAAATTTAAGCAGCGCTTTGATACGGGGCTTATTGGCCCGCAACGCGAGTATTGACGCTGAAGATATCGATGACCTTATCTGGGGTTGCGTGATGCAGCGCGGAGAGCAGGGCTTCAATATCGGGCGGAATGTCGTGTTAAGTTCTGGGCTTCCCCACAGTGTCCCCGGGCAAACTGTCAACCGCTTATGCGGGTCATCCATGTCTGCACTGCATACTGCCGCCGCCAATATTATGGCTGGCCTGGGAGATTTCTACCTTGTGGGCGGTGTTGAGCACATGGGACATATCGATATGACCGAGGGTGTGGATCAAAACCCCGCTTTAGGTTTATCGATCGCAAAGGCGGCGGGAGCCATGGGGATTACCGCTGAATACTTGGCGCTGCTGCACGGTATTACCCGGGAGCAAATGGATGAATTTGGCGCCCGTTCCCACCAGCGAGCGGACGCCGCACGTAGTGGCGGCCAGTTTGCGCGGGAGATTATCCCCATTGTGGGCCACGATGAGGATGGAGCTCCTATGCTGGTTGAGCATGATGAGACCATCCGCCCCGAAACAACGGCAGAAATACTTTCAACGTTAAAGCCTGTTTTTAATCCAAAAGGTGGAACCGTCACTGCGGGGACATCCTCCCAGGTTACTGACGGAGCTTCGGCCATGCTGGTGATGTCCGCAGAGAAAGCGCAGGCAATGGGCTTAGCGCCGATTGCTCGCATACGTGCAATGGCTTTAGCCGGAGTCGACCCGTCCATTATGGGGTATGGGCCTGTGCCCTCAACGCAGAAGGCCTTAACACTTGCGGGGTTGGAAATGGGCGATATCGAGAGGGTAGAGCTAAATGAAGCTTTTGCCGCACAAGCTCTTCCGGTATTAAAAGATCTGAACCTTCTCGATGCCATGGATGAAAAGGTCAATCTCTATGGCGGCGCCATTGCCCTTGGGCACCCATTTGGTTGCTCGGGTACTCGAATTTCCGGCACATTACTGTCGGTTATGCAGGATACAGACGCCACTTTGGGTGCCTCTACTATGTGTATTGGTTTGGGGCAGGGTATTACTACTATCTTTGAACGCGTATAG
- the fadB gene encoding fatty acid oxidation complex subunit alpha FadB yields the protein MIFNGQAFQLQELDHGFVELQFNLQGESVNKFNAVALNELEKVLALLEQRTETKGLIFTSGKGVFVVGADVTEFGPVFAQGEQGIKAFVGKTNAIFSRIEDLPFPTVAAINGFCLGGGMEVVLACDFRVASISAKVGLPETKLGLIPGWGGTVRLPRLAGVDVAIEWIASGKDNKASVALAAGVVDGVVDDEKLHVAALKVLTHAVEGKLDYRARRNQKKSPLRHNDIEALLAFESAKALVKAQAGYHYPAPVTAIKAMQEAAKLGRDEAIDIETRYFAELAQTSAARSLVGLFLSDQLVSKKAKTLAQAAGKKVESSAVLGAGIMGGGIAYQSAYKGTPIKMKDIAQEGLDLGLAEAAKLLNKQVSRGRIDSAKMAEVLNRIQATLSYDRFDEVDVVVEAVVESPKIKHAVLAEVEKHIREDAILCSNTSTISINYLSEALMRPENFCGMHFFNPVHAMPLVEVIRGEKTSDLAIARTVAYANTLGKKAIVVNDCPGFLVNRVLFPYFSGFAMLLRDGADFQWVDKVMERWGWPMGPAYLMDVVGIDTGVHAEAVMADGFPDRMTKGFMAASDILFKAERFGQKNGKGFYNYQPDTKGKPQKIPTNESYELLQLYVAEKQDFSEEEIIVRMMAPMVTELARCLEEGVVASAAEADMALIYGLGFPPFRGGIFRWLDTIGIETFRNMLEPLAGLGPFYEMTSGMTEHFNNKTTYYPVA from the coding sequence ATGATATTTAATGGTCAGGCGTTTCAGCTACAAGAGCTGGATCATGGGTTTGTCGAACTGCAGTTTAACCTTCAGGGTGAATCAGTTAACAAGTTTAATGCTGTCGCGTTGAATGAGTTAGAGAAGGTTTTAGCCCTTTTGGAACAGCGTACAGAAACAAAAGGTTTAATATTTACGAGTGGCAAAGGCGTATTTGTTGTCGGTGCTGATGTCACAGAGTTTGGCCCTGTTTTTGCCCAGGGGGAGCAAGGCATCAAGGCCTTTGTTGGAAAAACCAATGCAATCTTTAGTCGTATCGAGGATCTGCCTTTTCCGACAGTGGCGGCTATTAATGGTTTTTGTCTTGGCGGCGGAATGGAAGTTGTCTTGGCTTGTGATTTTCGTGTGGCGAGTATATCTGCGAAAGTCGGTTTGCCAGAAACCAAACTTGGTTTGATTCCCGGGTGGGGCGGAACGGTGAGACTACCACGGCTGGCCGGTGTGGACGTTGCAATTGAGTGGATCGCTTCTGGCAAAGATAACAAGGCCAGTGTGGCGTTGGCGGCTGGCGTTGTGGATGGTGTTGTTGATGATGAAAAACTTCATGTTGCAGCCCTCAAAGTCTTAACTCATGCGGTTGAAGGTAAGTTGGATTACCGCGCGCGAAGGAACCAGAAAAAATCACCGCTCAGGCATAACGATATCGAAGCGCTATTAGCTTTTGAAAGCGCAAAAGCCTTGGTGAAAGCTCAGGCAGGTTATCATTATCCTGCGCCGGTAACGGCAATAAAAGCCATGCAGGAAGCTGCTAAGCTTGGTCGCGATGAAGCCATCGATATTGAAACACGTTATTTTGCAGAGTTGGCACAAACGTCCGCCGCACGAAGCCTAGTGGGTTTGTTTTTAAGCGATCAATTGGTGAGTAAAAAGGCCAAAACTCTTGCGCAAGCAGCGGGGAAAAAAGTGGAAAGCTCTGCAGTGCTGGGAGCCGGTATTATGGGTGGGGGTATTGCTTACCAATCGGCGTATAAAGGTACGCCTATCAAAATGAAGGATATTGCGCAGGAAGGTTTGGATTTAGGTTTGGCCGAAGCGGCGAAATTATTAAATAAACAAGTGAGTCGCGGCAGAATCGATTCAGCGAAAATGGCCGAGGTGCTTAATCGCATTCAAGCAACATTAAGTTACGATCGGTTTGATGAAGTTGATGTTGTTGTCGAGGCGGTGGTTGAAAGCCCCAAAATCAAACATGCTGTTTTAGCCGAAGTGGAAAAGCATATTCGTGAAGACGCCATCCTGTGTTCAAACACCTCGACTATTTCCATTAATTACTTGTCTGAAGCATTGATGCGTCCCGAAAATTTTTGTGGAATGCATTTCTTTAACCCTGTTCATGCTATGCCTTTGGTAGAGGTTATTCGCGGGGAAAAGACGTCTGATCTCGCGATCGCCCGAACGGTTGCCTACGCTAATACACTGGGTAAAAAGGCTATTGTTGTCAATGATTGTCCGGGTTTTTTAGTTAACCGTGTTTTGTTCCCTTATTTTTCGGGCTTTGCTATGTTACTGCGCGATGGCGCCGATTTTCAGTGGGTCGATAAAGTTATGGAACGCTGGGGTTGGCCTATGGGGCCTGCGTATTTAATGGATGTTGTGGGTATCGATACGGGCGTTCACGCCGAAGCTGTTATGGCAGATGGGTTTCCCGATCGAATGACAAAAGGTTTTATGGCCGCGTCCGATATTTTATTTAAAGCAGAGCGTTTTGGGCAAAAAAATGGTAAGGGTTTTTATAACTACCAGCCGGACACCAAAGGCAAGCCACAGAAAATACCTACGAACGAAAGTTACGAGTTGTTGCAATTGTATGTGGCCGAAAAACAGGATTTCTCTGAAGAAGAAATTATTGTTCGCATGATGGCTCCAATGGTGACGGAATTAGCGCGGTGCCTTGAAGAGGGTGTCGTGGCTTCCGCTGCCGAGGCGGATATGGCGTTGATTTATGGCTTAGGGTTCCCGCCATTTAGGGGTGGCATTTTTCGCTGGCTGGACACAATAGGTATAGAAACTTTCAGAAATATGCTCGAACCGCTTGCAGGTCTTGGTCCGTTCTATGAGATGACATCGGGTATGACTGAGCACTTCAATAATAAAACAACCTATTATCCCGTCGCGTGA
- a CDS encoding helix-turn-helix domain-containing protein, producing the protein MSEPTSSDDKKIARDTSRTITGNWGERLQGLRKQQGLSQRELARRAEVTNSTLSMIEQGKVSPSVSSLEKILAAIPMTLQEFFSDNLEIAPPVFRSGDFVKVQKDGTENWIMPLSESGRDGVYVSRQRYAPGAQIASEWMIRKGFVGGIVVSGELILRLDGNEYQLSAGEGFHFSLHRSHSISNRSQHECIVISASFSDRRE; encoded by the coding sequence ATGTCCGAGCCGACCAGCAGTGACGATAAAAAAATTGCGCGTGATACATCCCGGACTATTACAGGTAATTGGGGTGAGCGCCTCCAGGGGCTGAGAAAGCAGCAGGGCTTGTCGCAAAGGGAGTTGGCGCGTAGGGCAGAGGTAACCAACAGCACGCTGTCGATGATTGAGCAGGGTAAAGTCAGCCCGTCCGTGAGTTCTCTGGAGAAAATATTAGCGGCGATCCCTATGACGCTGCAGGAATTTTTCTCTGATAATTTGGAAATCGCGCCGCCAGTTTTTCGTTCAGGGGACTTTGTGAAAGTTCAAAAAGATGGAACGGAAAACTGGATTATGCCGCTGTCGGAATCTGGTCGGGATGGAGTTTACGTTTCCCGTCAGCGTTATGCGCCCGGCGCCCAGATAGCCTCTGAATGGATGATTCGCAAAGGCTTTGTGGGCGGCATTGTCGTTTCTGGAGAGCTAATTCTGCGGCTGGATGGTAATGAATACCAGCTCTCGGCGGGAGAGGGCTTTCATTTTTCTCTGCACCGTTCCCACTCTATTTCCAATAGAAGCCAACACGAATGTATTGTGATTTCGGCTTCGTTCAGCGATAGGCGCGAATAG
- a CDS encoding beta-ketoacyl synthase has protein sequence MANFLPLIVGFGGYNAAGRSSGYRSYERMILESLAADQRQQTVESLSHLMGIPGADEQQVLDGTLVRQVESGFFNVNNTPQGKRITLQADEQKPAKFVIAGKDLPHPLPDHWTAEPLDEGGKRYQILIDSDQTLTLSCTSKMPVQAAGQLPSGFNPGSHYRSQNHPRGLQMSILAASDAVKSMGVDWQEAARHVSPDAIAVYSSSVMTQLDSTGFGGMMQARQLATRVTSKQLAMGLNTMPADFVNAYVLGSVGATGGITGACATFLYNLRQGVDEIRSGRRKIVVVGASEAPIIPEVMDGYSAMSALATDADLLKLDGLHSSETPNHRRASRPFGENCGFTLAESSQFVVLMADDLAIKLGAQVYGAVPGVYVNADGHKKSISAPGAGNYITMAKAVALARTLLGDDALRQRSFVHAHGSSTPQNRITESRIFDEVAKAFGIESWPVAAVKSYLGHSLGPASGDQLVASLGTFAYGYVPGIKTIDSVASDVYADRLQISKTDIEMGVEGCDIAFLNSKGFGGNNATATVLSPRVLEGFLSKRYSNVQMRAFRQRQEQSAQVAANYQAKADKAQLEPIYAFGTDLIDEDSIIISHNSISLPGYEQPITLGDDEGFSF, from the coding sequence ATGGCGAATTTCTTACCCCTTATTGTTGGTTTTGGTGGATATAACGCAGCGGGTCGAAGTTCCGGATACCGGTCTTATGAGCGGATGATTCTGGAAAGCCTAGCAGCTGATCAGCGCCAGCAAACCGTTGAATCGCTTTCTCATTTGATGGGAATTCCTGGAGCAGATGAGCAGCAAGTCCTGGATGGTACCCTGGTCCGCCAGGTTGAGTCCGGCTTTTTTAATGTTAATAACACGCCTCAAGGCAAGCGCATCACTTTACAGGCGGACGAGCAGAAGCCCGCTAAGTTCGTTATTGCCGGCAAGGACTTACCTCACCCGCTGCCCGATCACTGGACAGCAGAGCCATTGGATGAGGGGGGCAAGCGCTATCAGATTCTTATCGACAGTGATCAAACCCTAACCTTAAGTTGTACCAGCAAAATGCCGGTGCAGGCGGCCGGGCAGTTACCGAGTGGTTTCAATCCTGGTAGCCACTACCGCTCGCAAAATCATCCTCGCGGCTTGCAAATGTCGATTCTCGCTGCGAGCGACGCGGTGAAGTCGATGGGGGTTGATTGGCAGGAGGCTGCTCGTCATGTATCGCCGGATGCTATTGCGGTATACAGCAGCAGTGTTATGACACAGCTGGATAGCACAGGTTTTGGGGGTATGATGCAGGCGCGCCAACTAGCGACTCGCGTCACCTCCAAGCAGTTGGCGATGGGCCTAAATACTATGCCAGCCGACTTCGTTAATGCCTATGTCCTGGGTAGCGTCGGCGCTACAGGTGGTATTACCGGCGCTTGTGCAACGTTCCTATACAACCTGAGGCAGGGGGTAGACGAGATTCGTAGCGGCCGCCGCAAGATTGTTGTGGTCGGTGCCAGTGAGGCGCCTATTATCCCTGAGGTTATGGATGGCTATTCCGCCATGAGTGCGCTGGCGACGGATGCTGACCTGCTAAAGCTGGATGGGCTTCACTCCAGTGAAACCCCAAATCACCGCCGTGCCAGTCGGCCATTTGGCGAGAACTGTGGGTTTACTTTGGCGGAATCATCCCAATTTGTTGTGTTAATGGCTGACGATCTGGCAATTAAGCTCGGCGCTCAGGTTTACGGTGCTGTTCCCGGTGTATATGTGAATGCAGATGGACATAAAAAGTCTATTTCCGCTCCCGGTGCCGGCAACTACATCACCATGGCCAAGGCAGTGGCGCTTGCGCGGACGCTACTGGGTGACGATGCTCTCAGGCAGCGCAGCTTTGTTCATGCCCACGGCTCTAGTACACCGCAAAACCGCATTACGGAATCACGTATTTTTGATGAAGTAGCCAAAGCTTTCGGTATTGAATCCTGGCCAGTTGCGGCGGTGAAATCCTATCTTGGTCATTCCCTTGGGCCAGCTAGTGGCGACCAGCTGGTCGCTAGCTTGGGAACCTTTGCTTATGGCTATGTGCCGGGGATCAAAACGATCGATTCCGTAGCCAGTGATGTTTATGCCGATCGTCTGCAAATCAGTAAAACGGATATTGAGATGGGGGTGGAAGGTTGTGATATTGCCTTCCTCAACTCTAAGGGTTTTGGCGGCAACAATGCAACAGCAACGGTGCTGTCTCCCCGTGTACTGGAAGGTTTCCTGAGCAAGCGTTACAGCAACGTTCAGATGAGAGCCTTTCGCCAGCGTCAGGAGCAATCTGCGCAGGTGGCGGCCAATTATCAGGCCAAAGCGGATAAAGCTCAATTGGAGCCGATTTACGCATTTGGCACAGATTTAATCGACGAAGACAGTATTATTATCTCGCACAACTCAATTTCCTTGCCCGGTTACGAACAGCCGATTACATTAGGCGACGATGAAGGTTTTTCTTTTTAA
- a CDS encoding GlxA family transcriptional regulator: MLKVTFLLCDNMLATSATLPLEQLRAASIFARTGTDATLKKKHLKVTLASTSGAPIKTHTGFTLTPDCSIEASPLADIVYLPALWRNPEPTLKTNRTVIPWLQQHFQHGSILAGVGTGCWFLAEAGLLEGKPATTHWYYFDRFAQQFPNIQLKRNHFITQAGNIYCTGSINALADLNIYFIQQHFNDHIASNVERHFFHEIRSAYTTSAFQETHTLHPDESIVQAQEWLQHHYNGDIKLSGLAEQFGMSVRTFNRRFKAATHTTPLNYLKNIRLDSAKDLLQNTNLSISEIVFRSGYQDSNHFTKLFKLKHGTTPSQYRTTVRAKLFSP; the protein is encoded by the coding sequence ATGCTCAAAGTCACCTTTCTGCTTTGCGATAACATGCTCGCAACCAGCGCTACACTACCTCTGGAGCAACTCCGCGCAGCAAGTATATTTGCCCGTACCGGAACAGATGCAACACTGAAAAAAAAGCACCTAAAAGTAACATTAGCCTCTACTAGCGGGGCACCCATAAAAACTCACACCGGTTTCACGCTGACCCCCGATTGCTCTATTGAAGCATCCCCCCTGGCGGACATTGTTTACCTACCTGCGCTGTGGAGAAACCCGGAGCCGACACTAAAAACCAATAGAACCGTTATTCCATGGCTTCAACAGCATTTTCAACACGGCAGTATTCTGGCGGGAGTCGGAACGGGTTGTTGGTTTTTGGCAGAAGCCGGACTTTTGGAAGGTAAACCTGCCACAACACACTGGTATTACTTCGATCGTTTTGCGCAGCAATTCCCGAATATTCAATTGAAACGAAATCATTTTATTACCCAGGCTGGCAATATCTATTGTACCGGCAGCATCAACGCACTAGCCGATTTGAATATTTACTTTATTCAACAACACTTCAACGATCATATCGCCAGCAACGTTGAACGGCATTTTTTTCACGAAATTCGCAGCGCCTATACCACAAGCGCCTTTCAGGAAACTCACACCCTTCATCCAGATGAATCTATTGTGCAAGCGCAGGAATGGCTCCAACATCACTACAACGGTGATATAAAATTGAGTGGGCTGGCTGAACAATTTGGCATGAGCGTACGTACATTTAACCGCCGATTTAAAGCCGCGACCCATACAACTCCCTTGAACTACTTGAAGAACATTCGCTTAGATAGCGCCAAGGATTTATTGCAAAACACAAATTTAAGTATTAGTGAAATCGTCTTCCGTTCCGGGTATCAGGACTCCAACCACTTCACAAAACTATTCAAACTTAAACACGGCACAACGCCAAGCCAATACCGCACAACAGTACGAGCAAAATTGTTTTCACCTTAA
- a CDS encoding class I SAM-dependent methyltransferase — MNSCPLCLSYNNRLFYRNKLRDYLCCSDCSLVFVPRQFHLSMEKEKAEYDKHENSPEDQAYRNFLNRLVAPMLKFLTVHDKGLDFGCGPGPTLSVMFEEEGIDVVNYDQFYALDRTLLQSTYNFITATEVVEHLRNPGVELLALWDILESGGYFGVMTKLVIDQESFSSWHYKNDPTHISFFTHDTLKHLETTWNATLTVVAPDSFIFRKP, encoded by the coding sequence ATGAATAGCTGTCCGCTGTGCTTAAGCTACAATAACCGTCTTTTTTATCGTAATAAGCTTCGAGACTATCTGTGTTGTAGTGACTGTAGCTTAGTTTTTGTTCCCAGGCAGTTTCACTTGAGTATGGAGAAGGAAAAGGCCGAATACGATAAGCACGAGAATTCACCCGAAGATCAGGCTTACAGAAATTTTTTGAATCGTTTGGTTGCGCCAATGCTCAAGTTTCTCACTGTTCATGATAAAGGTTTGGATTTTGGCTGTGGTCCGGGGCCTACCTTGTCCGTTATGTTTGAGGAAGAAGGGATAGACGTTGTGAATTACGATCAGTTTTATGCCTTGGACAGAACCCTTTTACAGTCGACCTATAATTTTATTACGGCAACGGAGGTTGTTGAGCATCTTCGCAATCCCGGTGTTGAGCTATTAGCACTGTGGGATATACTAGAATCAGGTGGTTATTTTGGTGTAATGACCAAGCTGGTTATCGACCAGGAGAGTTTTTCGTCCTGGCATTATAAGAACGATCCTACCCATATCAGTTTTTTCACGCATGATACGTTGAAACATCTGGAAACCACTTGGAATGCAACGTTAACGGTGGTTGCGCCAGATAGTTTTATTTTTCGGAAACCTTAA
- a CDS encoding Hsp20 family protein: MRNFDFSPLYRSSIGFDRMANLLDNLSRAEQSQPTYPPYNIELTGEDQYRISMAVAGFDESELNIETKQNSLLVTGNKAESKVESRQFLHQGIAARNFERRFQLADYVKVAGASLANGLLHVELVREIPEAMKPRTIEISSVQREARLEKTESESVPVDIASSQVNKVA; this comes from the coding sequence ATGCGTAATTTCGATTTTTCCCCATTATACCGTTCTTCCATTGGCTTTGACCGTATGGCCAACTTGCTTGATAACCTGTCGCGTGCAGAGCAAAGCCAACCAACTTACCCGCCTTACAATATTGAATTGACAGGTGAGGATCAGTACCGTATTTCGATGGCTGTTGCAGGCTTTGATGAATCCGAATTGAATATTGAAACCAAACAAAATAGTTTGTTAGTGACAGGTAATAAAGCCGAATCGAAAGTAGAATCCAGGCAGTTTCTACATCAGGGTATTGCCGCCAGGAATTTTGAACGTCGCTTTCAGCTGGCTGATTATGTGAAGGTTGCGGGCGCTTCGTTGGCAAATGGTTTACTGCATGTTGAACTTGTGCGCGAAATTCCAGAAGCGATGAAGCCTCGAACTATTGAAATTTCTTCGGTGCAGCGCGAAGCTAGGCTGGAAAAAACAGAGAGCGAGTCAGTGCCGGTAGATATTGCCTCGTCACAGGTCAATAAGGTTGCATAA
- a CDS encoding TIGR01777 family oxidoreductase produces MASTVVFINGGTGFIGRALCSALLKLSCHQSPFGNNPSFTETPAQQHYQLYVQTRMPSHHRHRQITFLSSYRDLPDGCVPNIVVNLAGAPIAEKRWTQRQKKVLLDSRIRLTENLLKAVKSKGHKPNVLLNASAIGYYGVRGEEVLTEISDKGEGFASELCDQWESSAERFSALGSRICIFRIGVVLGPGGGAVSKLLPIFNMALGGPIAGGQQWFSWIHICDLVRMFIAAMHDPSFRGVFNATAPNPVRQIDFARALGGALNRPTFLPTPALALKLLYGQMADELLIGGQHVLPVCAQKIGFPFQHPLLPSALADVTQR; encoded by the coding sequence GTGGCATCTACCGTGGTGTTCATTAATGGCGGTACGGGGTTTATTGGCCGCGCGTTATGCTCCGCCTTGTTAAAACTGTCGTGCCATCAATCACCCTTCGGCAATAACCCTTCTTTCACCGAGACACCTGCTCAGCAACATTATCAACTGTATGTGCAGACGCGCATGCCTAGTCATCATCGTCATCGGCAAATCACCTTCCTTTCCTCATATCGCGACTTACCCGATGGCTGTGTACCGAATATTGTCGTGAATCTGGCGGGTGCACCAATCGCGGAAAAAAGATGGACACAAAGGCAAAAAAAAGTGTTGCTAGACAGCCGTATTCGTCTGACAGAAAATTTGCTAAAAGCAGTAAAAAGTAAAGGGCACAAGCCGAATGTTTTACTGAACGCTTCCGCTATTGGTTATTACGGCGTTCGAGGGGAGGAAGTGTTAACGGAAATTAGTGATAAAGGTGAGGGCTTTGCCTCGGAGCTTTGTGATCAGTGGGAGTCGTCTGCAGAGAGATTCTCCGCGCTGGGTTCTCGTATCTGTATTTTTCGTATTGGTGTTGTTTTGGGTCCGGGGGGGGGCGCTGTAAGTAAATTGTTGCCGATCTTTAATATGGCTCTCGGCGGGCCGATTGCGGGGGGGCAGCAATGGTTTTCATGGATACATATTTGTGACCTTGTTCGAATGTTTATTGCCGCTATGCATGATCCTTCTTTTCGGGGCGTTTTCAATGCAACTGCACCAAATCCGGTTCGCCAGATTGATTTTGCCCGGGCACTAGGGGGAGCATTAAATCGGCCAACATTTCTGCCTACTCCAGCGCTGGCGCTTAAACTCCTTTATGGGCAGATGGCGGATGAACTATTGATCGGAGGCCAACATGTTCTACCTGTTTGCGCCCAGAAAATTGGTTTTCCATTTCAGCACCCCTTGTTGCCGTCGGCGCTTGCCGATGTTACGCAACGATAA
- a CDS encoding HPF/RaiA family ribosome-associated protein yields MNVNVVYRDLDPSPALNSTIHKKVEKLHRYSDSIIHSRVVLDSPHNHKHKGKMYRASIELGIKGSPITVSHDDPSVHIAVRDAFATCERKLKEEADRKKSSRH; encoded by the coding sequence ATGAATGTTAATGTTGTATACCGTGATCTTGACCCATCCCCCGCATTAAACAGTACTATCCACAAAAAAGTAGAAAAGCTACACCGCTACTCAGACTCAATTATCCACAGTCGGGTTGTCCTAGACTCGCCGCACAATCATAAACACAAAGGTAAAATGTACCGCGCCTCCATTGAACTGGGGATTAAGGGCTCTCCAATTACGGTCAGTCACGACGACCCCTCTGTCCATATCGCCGTGCGAGATGCTTTCGCTACCTGTGAGCGCAAGCTAAAAGAAGAGGCTGATCGAAAGAAGAGCTCTCGCCACTAA